The Mytilus galloprovincialis chromosome 2, xbMytGall1.hap1.1, whole genome shotgun sequence genome has a window encoding:
- the LOC143064879 gene encoding uncharacterized protein LOC143064879 produces MSADSECTLFQCPICLEEFIQPKALPCLHTFCKSCINEFILKSTTATDCFVVFNCPVCRKEIKLQSCPSDPAKYLQDNHIIQSMKEACLSKGQLCSIHNSKQADYVCTEHNQIVCYKCIIDSHRFCNVTEIYEAVESKKKSITQVHNQLVVRKENMETSMYAHRQEKKGILESDIKCKDGVKLYVDELKNLISKLQSQILDDIEKNTKQMIKRVDKNLAETKTDMTYLKTILDEFDITHLKDITDFNRLTAIDQDLKTAHQRINKTCDKSSADIHLLRFQPNMDLFKVLKENDVIGKIYNTKRRVNVNANTPRTKDVLKFTETEAKTAPVLKRPLATEHTSSSEIEATHTKPVNKVISLKDGNQKLMSLKTEMDREECFITGTIVLLDDSMIVADNGNMKIKHFSADYKFVSQKAFSSEPWDVCRTGKDDFIVSFPSDNLIQYFTFRKGIVIPKQDKIITNGRCYGLSYHCNKIATCNRRASGIFVEVYAGLNGIIAEFCVSASVLSECWYLSFCSDGQHLVYTDQTNNFVSCVNLLSGKERWRKTIRSPRGIARCQTFLYVVNCKSAKVLCLSQDTGLPKREIDCSSFGGEAFSGVTVNTDQTKIFLLPMKGSDALVIE; encoded by the coding sequence GTCTACATACTTTCTGTAAGTCATGCATAAACGAATTTATTCTCAAGTCAACAACTGCAACAGACTGCTTTGTTGTATTTAATTGTCCGGTCTGTAGAAAAGAGATCAAACTTCAATCCTGTCCGTCTGATCCCGCGAAATATCTCCAGGATAATCATATAATACAAAGTATGAAGGAAGCTTGTCTTTCCAAAGGCCAACTCTGTAGCATTCATAACTCTAAGCAGGCTGACTATGTATGCACAGAACATAAtcaaattgtttgttataaatgcATCATCGACAGTCATAGGTTCTGTAACGTTACAGAAATATACGAGGCTGTAGAAAGTAAGAAAAAAAGTATTACCCAAGTCCATAATCAACTTGTAGTAAGAAAAGAAAATATGGAGACTTCAATGTATGCACATCGTCAAGAGAAAAAAGGAATATTGGAAAGTGATATCAAATGTAAGGACGGTGTTAAGTTATACGTGGATGAGTTAAAAAATCTCATCTCAAAGTTACAGAGTCAAATTTTGGACGATATagagaaaaatacaaaacaaatgatTAAGAGAGTTGACAAGAATCTTGCGGAAACCAAAACAGATATGACATATCTTAAAACAATATTAGATGAATTCGACATAACACATCTCAAAGACATTACAGATTTCAATAGATTGACAGCAATAGACCAAGATTTAAAAACAGCACATCAGCGAATAAACAAAACATGTGACAAATCGTCAGCTGATATACACTTGCTTAGATTTCAGCCAAATATGGACTTGTTTAAAGTTCTCAAGGAAAACGATGTGATTGGGAAAATATACAATACGAAAAGGAGAGTAAATGTTAATGCAAATACGCCTAGAACAAAAGATGTATTAAAATTTACAGAAACAGAGGCTAAAACGGCACCGGTTCTTAAACGGCCTTTGGCAACTGAACATACTAGTTCTAGTGAGATAGAGGCAACGCACACAAAACCTGTGAACAAGGTGATATCATTAAAAGACGGAAACCAAAAGCTGATGTCTTTGAAAACAGAAATGGACAGGGAAGAATGCTTTATTACTGGAACTATTGTCTTGCTAGACGATAGCATGATTGTAGCTGACAACGGGAAcatgaaaattaaacattttagtGCTGATTATAAGTTTGTTAGTCAAAAAGCCTTCTCTTCCGAACCATGGGATGTATGCAGAACAGGAAAAGACGACTTTATTGTTAGTTTTCCAAGTGATAATTTGATCCAGTATTTTACCTTTAGAAAAGGCATTGTCATTCCGAAGCAAGACAAGATAATAACGAACGGCAGATGTTATGGACTTTCCTATCATTGTAACAAAATAGCAACGTGTAATAGGCGAGCATCTGGTATTTTTGTAGAGGTATATGCGGGTCTAAATGGAATTATTGCTGAGTTCTGTGTTTCTGCTTCTGTACTTTCAGAGTGTTGGTACCTTTCGTTTTGCTCAGACGGACAACACTTGGTATACACCGATCAGACTAACAATTTCGTTTCCTGTGTTAATTTATTGTCAGGCAAAGAGAGGTGGAGAAAAACTATACGGTCTCCAAGAGGTATTGCAAGATGTCAGACGTTTCTGTATGTGGTCAATTGCAAATCGGCAAAGGTATTGTGTTTATCACAGGACACTGGCTTACCAAAAAGAGAGATTGATTGTAGCAGTTTTGGTGGTGAAGCATTTAGTGGTGTTACTGTCAATACcgatcaaacaaaaatatttctattgCCGATGAAGGGATCAGATGCATTAGTGATCGAATAA